In the genome of Streptomyces violaceoruber, the window CCCTCGCCCTCGACGGTGCCGCCGAGCACGTCGGCGTAGAAGCGGGCCAGTGCACGGGGGTCGGGACAGTCCAGGACGACGGGACCCAGTTCGGCGACAGCCATGACTTCCTCCTTGAAGTACGCGGTCTTCGGTCACCGGCGCGGTTACCGGCATCATGCGGGTAACCAGTAACGGTTACTGCATGCTGCCGTATTGGCGGTAACGTCGCAAGCATGAGTGAGAGATCGCCCGCACCGGGCGGCCTGGGCCTGGTCGAGACCCTGGTGAACACGCTGGACCTCGAGACGGGCGCCGACTCGCTGGACACGGAGGAGGGCCGGGCGCCGCTCGGCCTGACGGAGGACGACGTACCGGCCGCCCGGGAGCTGCGCGAGTCCCTGCGCGCCACCCTGCTCGCCCACGCCGGGCACCCGCCGCACCGCGCGGTGACCCCGCTGGGGGAGCTGCTGGCGGCCGCCCCGCTGGTCGTCGCCGTCGACCCGGCCGACGGCTCCGCCGCCCTCGCCCCGGCCGGGGAGGGCTCCCTGACCGCCCGCGTCGCCGCCGCCGTCGCCCAGGCACTGGTGGCCGGCACCTGGAGCCGCCTCAAGGCGTGCGAGGCCGCCGACTGCCACTGGGCGTACTACGACCGCAGCCCGGCGG includes:
- a CDS encoding CGNR zinc finger domain-containing protein, whose protein sequence is MSERSPAPGGLGLVETLVNTLDLETGADSLDTEEGRAPLGLTEDDVPAARELRESLRATLLAHAGHPPHRAVTPLGELLAAAPLVVAVDPADGSAALAPAGEGSLTARVAAAVAQALVAGTWSRLKACEAADCHWAYYDRSPAGRGRWCSMQVCGARAKMRRYRAKES